A single window of Tepidamorphus gemmatus DNA harbors:
- a CDS encoding SH3 domain-containing protein, producing the protein MSHPRPRRRSPVSGPAALLLALGWLLAAADSAQTQTQTGASGLPLPRFVSLKSDRVNLRAGPAQDHEVTWIYTRAGLPVEITAEFENWRRIRDSEGTEGWVFHSLLSGRRTALVAPWSKERTLPLRRDRGETAKVVALLEPGVLVDVAECDGVYCRVSVANVRGWMPQEQLWGVYPDETFKQ; encoded by the coding sequence ATGAGCCATCCCCGACCTCGCAGACGCAGCCCCGTGTCCGGGCCTGCGGCGCTGCTGCTGGCGCTCGGCTGGCTGCTGGCCGCGGCTGATTCGGCGCAGACGCAGACCCAGACGGGAGCCAGCGGCCTGCCGCTGCCGCGATTCGTGAGCCTGAAATCCGACCGCGTGAACCTGCGCGCCGGCCCGGCGCAGGACCACGAGGTCACCTGGATCTATACCCGCGCGGGACTCCCGGTCGAGATCACCGCCGAATTCGAGAATTGGCGCCGGATCCGCGACAGCGAAGGCACCGAGGGATGGGTGTTCCATTCGCTGCTGTCCGGCCGGCGCACCGCGCTGGTGGCGCCGTGGTCGAAGGAGCGCACCCTGCCGCTGAGGCGCGACCGCGGCGAGACCGCCAAGGTGGTGGCGCTGCTCGAGCCGGGGGTGCTGGTCGATGTGGCGGAATGCGACGGCGTGTACTGCCGGGTCAGCGTGGCCAACGTGCGCGGCTGGATGCCGCAGGAGCAGCTGTGGGGCGTCTACCCGGACGAGACGTTCAAGCAGTGA
- a CDS encoding alpha/beta hydrolase fold domain-containing protein, producing MWLTGFRSKDHRTPAIASPGRADPTGCPPALIDRGRRGPVIDDNGSFAARLQAAGNRVRHVGCAGRPHAGRVFRDVVPQRDAAVAAVAAVPKRTVG from the coding sequence ATGTGGCTCACCGGATTCCGATCGAAAGACCACCGGACGCCTGCCATTGCCAGCCCTGGCCGCGCCGATCCGACCGGCTGTCCGCCGGCTCTGATCGACAGAGGACGCCGGGGTCCGGTGATCGACGACAATGGGAGCTTCGCCGCCAGGCTGCAGGCCGCGGGAAACAGGGTCAGGCACGTCGGCTGCGCGGGAAGGCCGCACGCCGGCCGGGTCTTCCGCGACGTCGTGCCGCAGCGCGACGCGGCGGTCGCCGCCGTCGCCGCCGTCCCGAAGCGCACCGTCGGATAG
- the fabI gene encoding enoyl-ACP reductase FabI, producing MTDALMAGRRGLVMGVANDHSIAWGIARTLAAHGAELAFTYQGEAFGRRVRPLAQSLGADLVLPCDVEQIETVDAVFETLRQRWSTIDFVVHAVAFSDKSELKGRYADTSRSNFVRTMVISCFSFTEITRRAAELMPDGGSLLTLTYAGSTRVMPNYNVMGVAKAGLEASVRYLAADYGPQGIRVNAISAGPVRTLAGSGINDARRMYNFHKAHAPLRRATTIDDVGGAALYLLSPLSAGVTGEVHFVDSGFHVISMPNPERLAAAANGDTESASG from the coding sequence ATGACCGACGCGCTGATGGCCGGACGACGCGGCCTGGTCATGGGCGTGGCCAATGATCATTCGATCGCCTGGGGCATCGCCCGGACGCTGGCCGCGCATGGCGCCGAGCTCGCCTTCACCTACCAGGGCGAGGCGTTCGGGCGGCGGGTGCGACCGCTGGCGCAGAGCCTCGGCGCCGATCTGGTCCTGCCCTGCGACGTCGAGCAGATCGAGACGGTGGACGCCGTGTTCGAGACGCTGCGGCAGCGCTGGTCCACCATCGATTTCGTCGTTCACGCGGTGGCCTTCTCCGACAAGTCGGAACTGAAGGGTCGTTATGCCGACACCAGCCGGTCCAACTTCGTGCGGACGATGGTGATCTCATGTTTCTCCTTCACCGAGATCACGCGGCGTGCCGCCGAACTGATGCCTGACGGCGGCAGCCTGCTGACGCTCACCTATGCCGGCTCGACGCGTGTGATGCCCAACTACAACGTGATGGGCGTCGCCAAGGCCGGCCTCGAGGCAAGCGTACGCTATCTGGCCGCCGACTACGGCCCTCAGGGCATCCGCGTCAACGCGATCTCGGCGGGTCCGGTTCGCACCCTTGCCGGCTCCGGCATCAACGACGCACGGCGCATGTACAATTTCCACAAGGCGCATGCACCGCTGCGGCGTGCCACCACGATCGACGATGTCGGCGGCGCCGCCCTCTATCTGCTGTCGCCACTGTCAGCGGGCGTCACCGGCGAGGTGCATTTCGTCGATTCGGGGTTCCACGTCATCTCGATGCCCAATCCCGAGAGACTTGCGGCGGCAGCCAACGGCGACACCGAATCCGCGTCGGGTTGA
- a CDS encoding GGDEF domain-containing protein → MASSRLSGTRAASRWVRLLPGSRLARLMGAAAILSLAPAAAAAALGAGLFGPSRLAPTSATIVAVANILGTGIAALCIRASLRPLRRSVKALRDYARYGRLPDLRIDPRDDIGRLMSEIRQIIVDSEQAHAELLRDAETDPLTALANRRKFLWHGAQDLREARRRGEPLAVILLDIDRFKAVNDSFGHAAGDAVLRLVAGAVARGLRDGDALARLGGEEFAILLPRTPLPDALRLAETLRATIAALPMPALDGATVTASFGVTVHDQSDGHFEVLLERADRALYDAKRAGRDRIAYRLAIDEADDMTPPELAQTGETARPARVWLVD, encoded by the coding sequence GTGGCTTCCAGCCGTCTTTCCGGCACACGCGCGGCCTCGCGCTGGGTCCGGCTGCTCCCCGGCAGCCGTCTGGCGCGGCTGATGGGCGCTGCGGCCATCCTGTCCCTCGCACCGGCCGCGGCGGCCGCTGCGCTTGGCGCCGGCCTGTTCGGGCCAAGCCGGCTCGCGCCCACCTCCGCAACGATCGTCGCTGTCGCCAACATCCTTGGTACCGGTATCGCCGCGCTCTGCATCCGTGCCTCCCTGAGACCGCTGCGTCGCTCGGTCAAGGCGCTGCGTGACTATGCGCGCTATGGTCGTCTGCCGGACCTCAGGATCGATCCGCGCGACGACATCGGGCGGTTGATGAGCGAGATCCGGCAGATCATCGTCGATTCGGAGCAGGCCCATGCCGAGCTCTTGCGCGATGCCGAGACCGACCCGCTGACCGCCCTCGCCAACCGGCGCAAGTTCCTGTGGCACGGTGCGCAGGACCTGCGCGAGGCGCGCCGCCGCGGCGAGCCGCTGGCGGTGATCCTGCTCGACATCGACCGCTTCAAGGCGGTCAACGACAGCTTCGGACATGCGGCCGGCGATGCGGTGCTGCGCCTGGTCGCCGGCGCCGTAGCGCGCGGCCTGCGCGATGGCGATGCGCTGGCCCGTCTGGGTGGAGAGGAATTCGCCATCCTGCTGCCGCGTACGCCGCTGCCGGATGCGCTGCGCCTTGCGGAGACGCTGCGGGCGACCATCGCCGCCCTGCCGATGCCGGCCTTGGACGGCGCGACGGTGACCGCGAGCTTTGGCGTCACCGTGCACGATCAGTCCGACGGCCATTTCGAGGTGCTGCTGGAGCGGGCCGATCGCGCACTCTACGATGCCAAGCGGGCCGGCCGCGACCGCATCGCCTACCGGCTGGCGATCGACGAGGCCGACGACATGACGCCGCCGGAGCTGGCGCAGACCGGCGAGACGGCGCGACCGGCTCGCGTCTGGCTGGTCGACTGA
- a CDS encoding molybdopterin-synthase adenylyltransferase MoeB, whose translation MLAPISLTEVEIERYARHIVLAEIGGPGQQRLKRGRVLVVGAGGLGSPVLQYLAAAGVGTLGIVDDDVVSLSNLQRQVIHDSDAVGMAKVASAERSIERINPHVAVESYALRLTADNAPGLVCGYDLVIDGSDNFATRYAVADACAAWRRPLVSGAVGRFDGSVTTLMPYAQGPDGRRNPSYRDIFPAPPPEGLLPTCAQAGILGALTGLIGSVMALEALKLLTGVGEPLIGRLMLFDALSMRVETIGYAAP comes from the coding sequence ATGCTCGCCCCCATCAGTCTGACGGAAGTCGAAATCGAGCGCTACGCCCGGCACATCGTGCTTGCGGAGATCGGCGGACCGGGTCAGCAGCGGCTGAAGCGCGGCCGCGTGCTGGTCGTCGGCGCCGGCGGCCTCGGTTCCCCGGTGCTGCAATATCTCGCCGCGGCCGGGGTCGGCACGCTCGGCATCGTCGATGACGACGTGGTCTCGCTGTCGAACCTGCAGCGCCAGGTGATCCATGACTCCGATGCCGTCGGGATGGCCAAGGTGGCGAGCGCCGAGCGCTCGATCGAGCGGATCAACCCGCACGTCGCGGTCGAGTCCTACGCGCTGCGCCTGACCGCCGACAACGCGCCCGGGCTGGTGTGCGGCTACGACCTGGTGATCGACGGTTCCGACAACTTCGCGACGCGCTATGCGGTTGCCGACGCGTGCGCGGCCTGGCGGCGACCGCTGGTCAGCGGCGCGGTCGGCCGCTTCGACGGCTCGGTGACAACGCTGATGCCCTATGCGCAGGGGCCGGACGGCCGCCGCAACCCCTCCTACCGCGACATCTTTCCCGCGCCCCCGCCGGAGGGCCTGCTGCCGACCTGCGCGCAGGCCGGCATTCTCGGCGCGCTCACCGGCCTGATCGGCAGCGTGATGGCGCTGGAGGCGCTGAAGCTACTCACCGGAGTCGGCGAGCCGCTCATCGGCCGGCTGATGCTGTTCGACGCCCTGTCGATGCGGGTCGAGACGATCGGCTACGCGGCGCCCTGA
- a CDS encoding 2-hydroxyacid dehydrogenase, whose amino-acid sequence MPKPRPLVIVTRKLPDVVETRMRELFDTRLNLTDTPMGQSELVEAVREADVLVPTVTDRIDAAVLSQAGPQLKLVANYGNGVDNIDVETATRRGITVTNTPGVLTEDTADMTMALILAVPRRLAEGIRVMEAGDWKGWSPTWMLGRRINGKRLGIIGMGRIGQAVARRARAFGMQVHYHNRRRVPAAVEEELEATYWDSLDQMLARMDVISIHCPHTPATYHLLSARRLKLLRPEAYVVNTARGEVIDENALARMLEAGELAGAGLDVFEHEPSVNPKLAKSDRVVLLPHMGSATLEGRIDMGEKVIINIKTFADGHRPPDRVLPSML is encoded by the coding sequence ATGCCCAAGCCGCGTCCGCTCGTCATCGTCACGCGCAAGCTGCCGGATGTCGTCGAGACCCGCATGCGCGAACTGTTCGACACCCGGCTCAATCTCACCGACACGCCGATGGGCCAGTCCGAGCTGGTCGAGGCGGTGCGCGAGGCCGACGTGCTGGTGCCGACCGTCACCGACCGCATCGACGCCGCCGTGCTGAGCCAGGCAGGTCCGCAGCTGAAGCTCGTCGCCAATTATGGCAATGGCGTCGACAACATCGACGTGGAGACCGCGACCAGGCGCGGCATTACCGTCACCAACACGCCCGGCGTCCTCACCGAGGACACCGCCGACATGACGATGGCGCTGATACTTGCGGTGCCGCGTCGGCTTGCCGAGGGCATCCGCGTCATGGAAGCAGGCGACTGGAAGGGCTGGTCGCCGACCTGGATGCTCGGCCGGCGGATCAACGGCAAGCGGCTCGGCATCATCGGGATGGGCCGGATCGGCCAGGCGGTGGCGCGCCGTGCGCGGGCCTTCGGCATGCAGGTCCACTATCACAACCGGCGTCGCGTCCCGGCCGCTGTCGAGGAGGAGCTCGAGGCGACCTACTGGGACTCGCTCGACCAGATGCTGGCACGCATGGACGTGATCTCGATCCACTGCCCGCACACACCGGCGACCTACCACCTGCTGTCCGCCCGCCGCCTGAAGCTGCTCAGGCCGGAGGCCTATGTGGTCAATACCGCGCGCGGGGAGGTGATCGACGAGAACGCCCTCGCGCGGATGCTGGAGGCGGGAGAACTCGCCGGCGCCGGCCTCGACGTGTTCGAGCACGAACCCTCGGTGAACCCGAAGCTGGCGAAATCCGACCGGGTGGTGCTGCTGCCGCACATGGGATCGGCGACGCTCGAGGGCCGCATCGACATGGGCGAGAAGGTCATCATCAACATCAAGACCTTCGCCGACGGTCACCGGCCGCCCGACCGCGTGCTGCCGTCGATGCTGTGA
- the irrA gene encoding iron response transcriptional regulator IrrA, whose product MATDLPARDGATGGDARRANDTSDVARMLKRAGLRPTRQRLSLGSLLFDGRDRHVTAEMLHEQAIRAQVPVSLATIYNTLHQFTRAGLLREVAVDGAKSYFDTNTRDHHHFYVEDQSRLIDIEGASIAVTGLPEAPQGMEITHIDVVVRVRPRR is encoded by the coding sequence ATGGCCACGGACCTGCCGGCTCGCGACGGCGCGACGGGTGGCGACGCCCGGCGCGCGAATGACACGTCCGACGTCGCGAGGATGCTCAAGCGCGCCGGATTGCGCCCGACGCGCCAGCGGCTGTCGCTGGGTTCGCTGCTGTTTGACGGGCGGGACCGGCACGTGACGGCCGAGATGCTGCACGAGCAGGCGATTCGGGCGCAAGTCCCGGTCTCCCTGGCGACGATCTACAACACGCTCCACCAGTTCACCCGCGCCGGCCTGCTGCGCGAGGTCGCGGTGGACGGCGCCAAGTCGTATTTCGACACCAACACGCGCGACCACCATCATTTCTACGTCGAGGATCAGTCGCGGCTGATCGACATCGAGGGTGCCTCGATCGCGGTCACCGGCCTGCCGGAGGCGCCGCAAGGCATGGAGATAACCCATATCGACGTCGTGGTGCGCGTCCGCCCGCGTCGATAG
- a CDS encoding DUF2254 domain-containing protein: MSGHAPKPDGFTGRARLLGLLDRSRESYWFLPASMSLVAMLLAVAAGPLDRAIDPLLPDRLGYGRSIDPDSARA, translated from the coding sequence GTGAGCGGCCACGCCCCGAAGCCCGACGGGTTCACGGGCCGCGCCCGTCTGCTCGGACTCCTCGACCGGAGTCGCGAGAGCTACTGGTTCCTGCCCGCCAGCATGAGTCTGGTGGCCATGCTGCTGGCCGTTGCGGCGGGTCCGCTCGACCGGGCCATCGACCCGCTGCTGCCGGATCGGCTGGGATACGGCCGATCGATCGATCCGGACAGCGCGCGCGCCTGA
- a CDS encoding DUF2259 domain-containing protein encodes MRAFSSLVAAGWFAALLGLAQAAELADHRSLGFTPNGDTFAFEEFGVHDGSGFPFANIYVIDTATDSWVPGTPFRVLIEDEGVPLAQARHQARQAAAPLVGKIALEDRALVLASSPLGEFEADPVSLAFGVPLPSDALAEPTARYRARLEIFHAETPGIDCTGMIGEPANGFRLLIENLDTGNEAMLHEDRTIPASRGCPITYRLSEVVVPDAWPVETAVVLVSVIGLGFEGAGRRFLAVAGDLPD; translated from the coding sequence ATGCGTGCCTTTTCGTCCCTGGTTGCCGCCGGCTGGTTCGCGGCCCTGCTCGGTCTCGCGCAGGCGGCGGAGCTCGCCGACCACCGCAGTCTCGGGTTCACGCCGAACGGTGACACCTTCGCCTTCGAGGAATTCGGGGTGCATGATGGCTCGGGCTTTCCGTTCGCCAACATCTACGTCATCGACACGGCGACCGATTCCTGGGTGCCGGGCACGCCGTTCCGTGTCCTGATCGAGGATGAGGGCGTGCCGCTGGCGCAGGCGCGCCACCAGGCCCGCCAGGCGGCGGCGCCACTTGTCGGCAAGATCGCGCTGGAGGACCGCGCGCTGGTGCTGGCCTCGAGCCCGCTCGGCGAGTTCGAGGCCGATCCGGTATCGCTCGCCTTCGGTGTGCCGCTGCCGTCCGATGCGCTGGCCGAGCCGACGGCGCGCTACCGGGCACGCCTCGAGATCTTCCACGCCGAGACGCCGGGCATCGACTGCACCGGCATGATCGGCGAGCCGGCCAATGGCTTCCGCCTGCTGATCGAGAATCTCGACACCGGCAACGAGGCGATGCTGCACGAGGACCGGACGATCCCTGCCTCGCGCGGCTGCCCGATCACCTACAGGTTGAGCGAGGTGGTGGTGCCGGACGCCTGGCCGGTCGAGACGGCGGTCGTGCTCGTAAGCGTCATCGGTCTGGGCTTCGAGGGAGCCGGTCGGCGCTTCCTCGCGGTCGCGGGAGACCTGCCGGATTGA
- the cysK gene encoding cysteine synthase A → MSNPPDHRFQPPAKPGRGRIYAAITDTIGDTPLVRMDRLAAKAGVGARLVAKLEFFNPIASVKDRIGVSMIDAMEAAGTIRPGSVLIEPTSGNTGIALAFVAAARGYRLILVMPETMSIERRKMLALLGAELVLTDGAKGMKGAIARAQELLAEIPGAVMPQQFQNPANPEIHRKTTAEEIWNDTGGDVDVFVSGVGTGGTVTGVGQVLKGRKPELHVVAVEPAASPVLSGGEPGPHKIQGIGAGFVPGILDRSVIDEVVQVTNEEAFETAREVARVEGIPVGISSGAAVAAAIRVGQRPEWAGKQIVVIIPSFAERYLSTALFEGL, encoded by the coding sequence ATGAGCAACCCGCCCGACCACCGCTTCCAGCCGCCCGCCAAACCCGGACGCGGCCGCATCTACGCCGCGATCACCGACACGATCGGCGACACGCCGCTGGTGCGGATGGACCGGCTGGCGGCGAAGGCCGGCGTCGGGGCGCGGCTCGTTGCCAAGCTCGAGTTCTTCAACCCGATCGCCAGCGTCAAGGACCGCATCGGCGTCTCGATGATCGACGCGATGGAGGCCGCCGGCACCATCCGGCCCGGCTCGGTGCTCATCGAGCCGACATCGGGCAATACCGGCATCGCGCTCGCTTTCGTCGCCGCGGCGCGCGGCTACCGGCTGATCCTGGTGATGCCCGAGACGATGTCGATCGAGCGGCGGAAGATGCTGGCGCTGCTCGGCGCCGAGCTGGTGCTCACCGACGGCGCGAAGGGCATGAAGGGCGCGATCGCCAGGGCCCAGGAACTGCTCGCGGAGATCCCCGGCGCGGTGATGCCGCAGCAGTTCCAGAACCCCGCCAATCCGGAGATTCACCGCAAGACCACTGCCGAAGAGATCTGGAACGACACGGGCGGCGATGTCGACGTGTTCGTGTCCGGGGTCGGCACCGGCGGCACCGTGACCGGCGTCGGGCAGGTGCTGAAGGGCCGCAAGCCGGAGCTGCACGTGGTCGCGGTCGAGCCGGCGGCAAGCCCGGTACTGTCGGGCGGCGAACCCGGGCCGCACAAGATCCAGGGCATCGGCGCGGGCTTCGTGCCGGGCATCCTAGACCGCTCTGTGATCGACGAAGTGGTCCAGGTGACCAACGAGGAGGCGTTCGAGACGGCGCGCGAGGTGGCGCGGGTCGAGGGTATTCCAGTCGGGATATCCTCCGGCGCCGCCGTCGCCGCCGCGATCCGGGTCGGACAGCGGCCGGAATGGGCCGGAAAGCAGATCGTCGTGATCATCCCCTCCTTCGCCGAGCGCTACCTGTCGACCGCCTTGTTCGAGGGCCTGTGA
- the dut gene encoding dUTP diphosphatase gives MSVTIRVLRLAHGADMPLPDYGTAGAAGLDLRAAVETPLMLGPGERTLVPTGLIVEIPEGFEGQVRPRSGLAARHGVTVLNAPGTIDSDYRGEVKVILVNHGDAPISIGRGDRIAQLVVAPVSRVRLIEVDALGSSIRGAGGFGSTGR, from the coding sequence ATGAGCGTGACGATCCGCGTGCTGCGGCTCGCGCATGGCGCCGACATGCCGCTGCCGGACTACGGGACGGCCGGCGCCGCCGGGCTCGATCTCCGGGCGGCGGTCGAAACGCCGCTGATGCTCGGACCGGGCGAACGGACGCTGGTGCCGACCGGGCTCATCGTCGAGATTCCGGAGGGCTTCGAGGGGCAGGTCAGACCGCGCTCGGGGCTTGCCGCGAGGCACGGCGTGACGGTGCTCAATGCGCCCGGCACCATCGACAGCGACTACCGTGGCGAGGTGAAGGTGATCCTCGTCAATCACGGCGACGCGCCAATCAGCATCGGCCGCGGCGACCGCATCGCCCAGCTTGTCGTCGCGCCGGTGTCCCGGGTCCGGCTGATCGAAGTCGACGCGCTCGGCAGCAGCATCCGCGGTGCAGGCGGATTCGGATCGACGGGGCGCTGA
- the fabB gene encoding beta-ketoacyl-ACP synthase I: MRRVVVTGMGIVSSIGNSVQEVVSSLHDAKSGIVKADDYERLGFRSRVHGAPSLDASQVIDRRAMRFHGGGTAWNHVAMEQAIRDSGLEAHEVSNERTGIIMGSGGPSTRTLIEAADLAREKGPKRIGPFAVPKAMSSTASATLATWFKIRGVNYSISSACATSAHCIGNAAELIQWGKQDIMFAGGCEELDWTLSMLFDAMGAMSSKYNDTPERASRAYDANRDGFVIAGGAGVLVLEELEHAKARGARIYGELKGYGATSDGYDMVAPSGEGGERCMRLALSTVREPIDYINPHATSTPAGDGPEIEAIRNIFGTGDRCPPISATKSLTGHSLGAAGVQEAIYSLLMMQNGFICESANIEELDPAFADMPIVRERRDGVEINTVLSNSFGFGGTNASLVFGRHDG, translated from the coding sequence ATGAGACGCGTGGTCGTGACCGGCATGGGTATCGTGTCGAGTATCGGCAACTCGGTCCAGGAGGTCGTGTCGTCGCTGCACGACGCGAAGTCGGGAATAGTGAAGGCCGACGACTATGAGCGGCTCGGATTCCGCTCGCGGGTTCACGGCGCCCCCTCGCTCGACGCCTCCCAGGTCATCGATCGCCGGGCGATGCGCTTTCACGGTGGCGGCACGGCCTGGAACCACGTGGCGATGGAGCAGGCGATCCGCGATTCCGGGCTGGAGGCGCACGAGGTCAGCAACGAGCGCACCGGCATCATCATGGGGTCCGGCGGCCCGTCGACGCGCACCCTGATCGAGGCGGCCGACCTCGCCCGCGAGAAGGGTCCTAAGCGCATCGGCCCGTTTGCGGTCCCCAAGGCGATGTCGTCGACGGCATCGGCCACGCTGGCGACCTGGTTCAAGATCAGGGGCGTCAATTATTCGATCTCCTCGGCCTGCGCGACGTCGGCGCACTGCATCGGCAATGCCGCCGAGCTGATCCAGTGGGGCAAGCAGGACATCATGTTCGCCGGCGGCTGCGAGGAGCTCGACTGGACGCTGTCGATGCTCTTCGACGCGATGGGGGCGATGTCGTCGAAGTACAACGACACGCCGGAGCGGGCGAGCCGCGCCTACGACGCCAACCGTGACGGCTTCGTCATCGCCGGCGGCGCCGGCGTGCTGGTGCTGGAGGAGCTGGAGCACGCCAAGGCACGCGGGGCGCGCATCTATGGCGAACTGAAGGGCTACGGCGCGACTTCGGACGGCTACGACATGGTTGCCCCGTCCGGCGAAGGCGGCGAGCGCTGCATGCGTCTGGCGCTGTCGACCGTCCGCGAGCCGATCGACTACATCAACCCGCACGCGACCTCGACGCCGGCCGGCGATGGCCCGGAGATCGAGGCGATCCGCAACATCTTCGGGACTGGCGACCGCTGCCCGCCGATCTCCGCCACGAAGTCGCTGACCGGGCATTCGCTCGGAGCGGCCGGCGTGCAGGAGGCGATCTACTCGCTGCTGATGATGCAGAACGGCTTCATCTGCGAGTCTGCCAACATCGAGGAGCTCGATCCCGCCTTCGCCGACATGCCGATCGTGCGCGAGCGCCGGGACGGGGTGGAGATCAATACCGTGCTGTCGAACAGCTTCGGCTTCGGCGGCACCAATGCCAGCCTGGTGTTCGGCCGGCACGACGGTTGA
- a CDS encoding TM2 domain-containing protein: protein MTDPRDATRMMQYDALSKSPVLAYILWFFLGFLGAHRMYSDRVPSGLLQLVVHGIGWLTTPILIGWVFIAIWAIWWVIDAFLIPGWIRDHNLGVARRLAS from the coding sequence ATGACCGACCCGCGCGATGCCACCCGGATGATGCAGTACGACGCGCTGTCGAAGTCGCCGGTGCTCGCCTATATCCTCTGGTTCTTTCTGGGCTTCCTCGGGGCGCACCGGATGTATTCCGACCGCGTGCCGTCCGGTCTCCTGCAGCTCGTGGTGCACGGCATCGGCTGGCTGACCACGCCGATCCTGATCGGCTGGGTGTTCATCGCGATCTGGGCGATCTGGTGGGTAATCGACGCCTTCCTGATCCCCGGCTGGATCCGCGACCACAATCTTGGCGTCGCCCGGCGGCTGGCGTCGTAG
- the fabA gene encoding 3-hydroxyacyl-[acyl-carrier-protein] dehydratase FabA: MTERRSSFEFEELLACGRGELFGPGNAQLPLPPMLMFDRISAIAEDGGEHGKGHVRAELEIRPDLWFFACHFKGDPVMPGCLGLDALWQMVGFFLGWLGAPGRGRALAVGEVKFSGMILPTARLVEYGVDLKRIIRRKLTLGIADGWLKVDGQTIYQALDLRVGLFTSETEGAPV, from the coding sequence ATGACCGAACGCCGGTCCAGTTTCGAATTCGAGGAATTGCTTGCCTGCGGCCGCGGCGAACTGTTCGGCCCCGGCAATGCACAGCTGCCGTTGCCGCCGATGCTGATGTTCGATCGTATCTCCGCCATCGCCGAGGATGGCGGCGAGCACGGCAAGGGACATGTCCGTGCGGAGCTCGAGATCCGACCCGACCTGTGGTTCTTCGCTTGCCACTTCAAGGGCGATCCGGTGATGCCGGGCTGCCTCGGCCTCGACGCGCTCTGGCAGATGGTCGGCTTCTTCCTGGGCTGGCTCGGAGCGCCGGGGCGTGGCCGGGCGCTGGCAGTGGGCGAGGTGAAGTTCTCCGGCATGATCCTGCCGACCGCCCGGCTCGTCGAGTATGGCGTCGATCTGAAGCGGATCATCCGCCGCAAGCTGACGCTCGGCATCGCCGACGGGTGGCTGAAGGTGGACGGGCAGACCATATACCAGGCTCTGGACCTCAGGGTCGGCCTGTTCACATCCGAGACCGAAGGCGCCCCCGTCTAG